The Stigmatopora argus isolate UIUO_Sarg chromosome 16, RoL_Sarg_1.0, whole genome shotgun sequence genome has a window encoding:
- the LOC144090579 gene encoding putative cytochrome P450 120 isoform X1: MYKLTYTSKQQVQELEKTGNAGASLFGDKSLDFYRDPVLFCREKMEKHGSRVFQSRLMNRPTAFVCSAQGMKELLCEKSNVFLKDPTDLMTNMYGDTLVTTNGEVACLLRLSFTSLFTGNWLESSRDYITSICEHCLKDLGHSDQTQCVYSKFKNLGAELVLGLFLNVHANKQPELFRKITQLCTQHWHGLISAPVNVKVPLWSSGFSVALEARDQLREIINDKLVNDEEGFVGSLRSLPLPSSTCASQHLLLFISALIPKALASLLTSFTVALSGKEQEETRRRAIMDGDYLESVLLEVQRLWPPFIGGRRIAEQDTTLAGFHVPKGYGTIYISHAVHRDPQVFEKPDNFLPERWSGRNADHKHFLCSFGSESRNCIGMKLTDIFLKEACMYLLKHYDWCLDPPSQNLEYKWLPVSRPANPLTVSFTERNPAENDGSNTRYKGRETNND, encoded by the exons ATGTACAAACTAACGTACACATCAAAGCAACAAGTCCAGGAACTGGAGAAGACTG GCAACGCAGGTGCGTCGCTGTTCGGGGACAAGTCGCTGGACTTTTACCGGGACCCAGTGCTCTTCTGCCGGGAGAAGATGGAGAAGCACGGCAGCAGGGTGTTTCAAAGTCGTCTGATGAACCGACCCACCGCTTTCGTGTGTTCGGCGCAGGGCATGAAAGAGCTGCTGTGCG AGAAATCCAATGTATTTTTGAAAGACCCGACAGATCTGATGACCAATATGTATGGTGACACACTTGTTACCACCAATG GCGAGGTGGCGTGTCTTCTGCGTTTGTCTTTTACCAGCTTGTTCACAGGAAATTGGTTAGAATCCTCAAGGGATTACATCACCAG CATATGTGAACACTGTCTCAAGGATCTCGGCCACAG tgaCCAAACACAGTGCGTGTACAGCAAATTTAAGAATCTTGGTGCAGAGTTGGTTTTGGGGCTTTTTCTTAACGTGCACGCGAACAAGCAGCCAGAACTTTTTAGGAAAATCACACAGCTTTGCACTCAGCACTGGCATG GTCTCATCTCTGCTCCGGtcaatgtcaaagttcctttgTGGTCATCTGGATTTTCTGTGGCCTTGGAAGCTAGAGACCAGCTGAGGGAAATTATCAATGACAAACTGGTGAATGATGAAGAAGG TTTTGTGGGCTCCTTGAGGTCTCTTCCACTGCCTAGTTCCACATGTGCATCCCAGCATCTCTTGCTCTTCATTTCAGCCCTCATCCCCAAAGCTCTGGCATCACTACTCACGTCATTCACCGTGGCTCTAAGTGGGAAAGAACAG GAGGAAACTCGAAGACGAGCTATTATGGATGGTGATTATCTGGAAAGTGTCTTGCTGGAAGTTCAGAGACTCTGGCCACCTTTCATTGGTGGCCGCAGGATAGCAGAACAG gaCACTACCCTTGCAGGCTTTCATGTCCCAAAGGGTTATGGCACCATCTATATCAGTCACGCTGTCCATAGGGACCCGCAGGTGTTCGAGAAGCCTGACAACTTTTTGCCAGAGAGATGGAGCGGAAG gAATGCTGACCACAAGCACTTCCTTTGTTCCTTTGGCAGTGAATCTCGAAACTGCATCGGTATGAAACTTACAGACATCTTCCTTAAG GAAGCATGCATGTATCTTTTAAAACACTATGACTGGTGTCTGGACCCACCCTCACAAAACCTGGAATACAAATGGCTGCCCGTGTCAAGGCCAGCCAACCCCCTGACCGTCTCCTTCACCGAAAGGAATCCAGCCGAAAACGATGGGAGCAACACCAGGTATAAAGGAAGGGAAACCAACAATGACTAA
- the LOC144090579 gene encoding putative cytochrome P450 120 isoform X4 produces the protein MMSKLPGNAGASLFGDKSLDFYRDPVLFCREKMEKHGSRVFQSRLMNRPTAFVCSAQGMKELLCEKSNVFLKDPTDLMTNMYGDTLVTTNGEVACLLRLSFTSLFTGNWLESSRDYITSICEHCLKDLGHSDQTQCVYSKFKNLGAELVLGLFLNVHANKQPELFRKITQLCTQHWHGLISAPVNVKVPLWSSGFSVALEARDQLREIINDKLVNDEEGFVGSLRSLPLPSSTCASQHLLLFISALIPKALASLLTSFTVALSGKEQEETRRRAIMDGDYLESVLLEVQRLWPPFIGGRRIAEQDTTLAGFHVPKGYGTIYISHAVHRDPQVFEKPDNFLPERWSGRNADHKHFLCSFGSESRNCIGMKLTDIFLKEACMYLLKHYDWCLDPPSQNLEYKWLPVSRPANPLTVSFTERNPAENDGSNTRVAGGAGAYPS, from the exons ATGATGTCTAAATTACCAGGCAACGCAGGTGCGTCGCTGTTCGGGGACAAGTCGCTGGACTTTTACCGGGACCCAGTGCTCTTCTGCCGGGAGAAGATGGAGAAGCACGGCAGCAGGGTGTTTCAAAGTCGTCTGATGAACCGACCCACCGCTTTCGTGTGTTCGGCGCAGGGCATGAAAGAGCTGCTGTGCG AGAAATCCAATGTATTTTTGAAAGACCCGACAGATCTGATGACCAATATGTATGGTGACACACTTGTTACCACCAATG GCGAGGTGGCGTGTCTTCTGCGTTTGTCTTTTACCAGCTTGTTCACAGGAAATTGGTTAGAATCCTCAAGGGATTACATCACCAG CATATGTGAACACTGTCTCAAGGATCTCGGCCACAG tgaCCAAACACAGTGCGTGTACAGCAAATTTAAGAATCTTGGTGCAGAGTTGGTTTTGGGGCTTTTTCTTAACGTGCACGCGAACAAGCAGCCAGAACTTTTTAGGAAAATCACACAGCTTTGCACTCAGCACTGGCATG GTCTCATCTCTGCTCCGGtcaatgtcaaagttcctttgTGGTCATCTGGATTTTCTGTGGCCTTGGAAGCTAGAGACCAGCTGAGGGAAATTATCAATGACAAACTGGTGAATGATGAAGAAGG TTTTGTGGGCTCCTTGAGGTCTCTTCCACTGCCTAGTTCCACATGTGCATCCCAGCATCTCTTGCTCTTCATTTCAGCCCTCATCCCCAAAGCTCTGGCATCACTACTCACGTCATTCACCGTGGCTCTAAGTGGGAAAGAACAG GAGGAAACTCGAAGACGAGCTATTATGGATGGTGATTATCTGGAAAGTGTCTTGCTGGAAGTTCAGAGACTCTGGCCACCTTTCATTGGTGGCCGCAGGATAGCAGAACAG gaCACTACCCTTGCAGGCTTTCATGTCCCAAAGGGTTATGGCACCATCTATATCAGTCACGCTGTCCATAGGGACCCGCAGGTGTTCGAGAAGCCTGACAACTTTTTGCCAGAGAGATGGAGCGGAAG gAATGCTGACCACAAGCACTTCCTTTGTTCCTTTGGCAGTGAATCTCGAAACTGCATCGGTATGAAACTTACAGACATCTTCCTTAAG GAAGCATGCATGTATCTTTTAAAACACTATGACTGGTGTCTGGACCCACCCTCACAAAACCTGGAATACAAATGGCTGCCCGTGTCAAGGCCAGCCAACCCCCTGACCGTCTCCTTCACCGAAAGGAATCCAGCCGAAAACGATGGGAGCAACACCAG
- the LOC144090579 gene encoding putative cytochrome P450 120 isoform X3 yields MYKLTYTSKQQVQELEKTGNAGASLFGDKSLDFYRDPVLFCREKMEKHGSRVFQSRLMNRPTAFVCSAQGMKELLCEKSNVFLKDPTDLMTNMYGDTLVTTNGEVACLLRLSFTSLFTGNWLESSRDYITSICEHCLKDLGHSDQTQCVYSKFKNLGAELVLGLFLNVHANKQPELFRKITQLCTQHWHGLISAPVNVKVPLWSSGFSVALEARDQLREIINDKLVNDEEGFVGSLRSLPLPSSTCASQHLLLFISALIPKALASLLTSFTVALSGKEQEETRRRAIMDGDYLESVLLEVQRLWPPFIGGRRIAEQDTTLAGFHVPKGYGTIYISHAVHRDPQVFEKPDNFLPERWSGRNADHKHFLCSFGSESRNCIGMKLTDIFLKEACMYLLKHYDWCLDPPSQNLEYKWLPVSRPANPLTVSFTERNPAENDGSNTREPFW; encoded by the exons ATGTACAAACTAACGTACACATCAAAGCAACAAGTCCAGGAACTGGAGAAGACTG GCAACGCAGGTGCGTCGCTGTTCGGGGACAAGTCGCTGGACTTTTACCGGGACCCAGTGCTCTTCTGCCGGGAGAAGATGGAGAAGCACGGCAGCAGGGTGTTTCAAAGTCGTCTGATGAACCGACCCACCGCTTTCGTGTGTTCGGCGCAGGGCATGAAAGAGCTGCTGTGCG AGAAATCCAATGTATTTTTGAAAGACCCGACAGATCTGATGACCAATATGTATGGTGACACACTTGTTACCACCAATG GCGAGGTGGCGTGTCTTCTGCGTTTGTCTTTTACCAGCTTGTTCACAGGAAATTGGTTAGAATCCTCAAGGGATTACATCACCAG CATATGTGAACACTGTCTCAAGGATCTCGGCCACAG tgaCCAAACACAGTGCGTGTACAGCAAATTTAAGAATCTTGGTGCAGAGTTGGTTTTGGGGCTTTTTCTTAACGTGCACGCGAACAAGCAGCCAGAACTTTTTAGGAAAATCACACAGCTTTGCACTCAGCACTGGCATG GTCTCATCTCTGCTCCGGtcaatgtcaaagttcctttgTGGTCATCTGGATTTTCTGTGGCCTTGGAAGCTAGAGACCAGCTGAGGGAAATTATCAATGACAAACTGGTGAATGATGAAGAAGG TTTTGTGGGCTCCTTGAGGTCTCTTCCACTGCCTAGTTCCACATGTGCATCCCAGCATCTCTTGCTCTTCATTTCAGCCCTCATCCCCAAAGCTCTGGCATCACTACTCACGTCATTCACCGTGGCTCTAAGTGGGAAAGAACAG GAGGAAACTCGAAGACGAGCTATTATGGATGGTGATTATCTGGAAAGTGTCTTGCTGGAAGTTCAGAGACTCTGGCCACCTTTCATTGGTGGCCGCAGGATAGCAGAACAG gaCACTACCCTTGCAGGCTTTCATGTCCCAAAGGGTTATGGCACCATCTATATCAGTCACGCTGTCCATAGGGACCCGCAGGTGTTCGAGAAGCCTGACAACTTTTTGCCAGAGAGATGGAGCGGAAG gAATGCTGACCACAAGCACTTCCTTTGTTCCTTTGGCAGTGAATCTCGAAACTGCATCGGTATGAAACTTACAGACATCTTCCTTAAG GAAGCATGCATGTATCTTTTAAAACACTATGACTGGTGTCTGGACCCACCCTCACAAAACCTGGAATACAAATGGCTGCCCGTGTCAAGGCCAGCCAACCCCCTGACCGTCTCCTTCACCGAAAGGAATCCAGCCGAAAACGATGGGAGCAACACCAG
- the LOC144090579 gene encoding putative cytochrome P450 120 isoform X2, with protein MYKLTYTSKQQVQELEKTGNAGASLFGDKSLDFYRDPVLFCREKMEKHGSRVFQSRLMNRPTAFVCSAQGMKELLCEKSNVFLKDPTDLMTNMYGDTLVTTNGEVACLLRLSFTSLFTGNWLESSRDYITSICEHCLKDLGHSDQTQCVYSKFKNLGAELVLGLFLNVHANKQPELFRKITQLCTQHWHGLISAPVNVKVPLWSSGFSVALEARDQLREIINDKLVNDEEGFVGSLRSLPLPSSTCASQHLLLFISALIPKALASLLTSFTVALSGKEQEETRRRAIMDGDYLESVLLEVQRLWPPFIGGRRIAEQDTTLAGFHVPKGYGTIYISHAVHRDPQVFEKPDNFLPERWSGRNADHKHFLCSFGSESRNCIGMKLTDIFLKEACMYLLKHYDWCLDPPSQNLEYKWLPVSRPANPLTVSFTERNPAENDGSNTRGSLGN; from the exons ATGTACAAACTAACGTACACATCAAAGCAACAAGTCCAGGAACTGGAGAAGACTG GCAACGCAGGTGCGTCGCTGTTCGGGGACAAGTCGCTGGACTTTTACCGGGACCCAGTGCTCTTCTGCCGGGAGAAGATGGAGAAGCACGGCAGCAGGGTGTTTCAAAGTCGTCTGATGAACCGACCCACCGCTTTCGTGTGTTCGGCGCAGGGCATGAAAGAGCTGCTGTGCG AGAAATCCAATGTATTTTTGAAAGACCCGACAGATCTGATGACCAATATGTATGGTGACACACTTGTTACCACCAATG GCGAGGTGGCGTGTCTTCTGCGTTTGTCTTTTACCAGCTTGTTCACAGGAAATTGGTTAGAATCCTCAAGGGATTACATCACCAG CATATGTGAACACTGTCTCAAGGATCTCGGCCACAG tgaCCAAACACAGTGCGTGTACAGCAAATTTAAGAATCTTGGTGCAGAGTTGGTTTTGGGGCTTTTTCTTAACGTGCACGCGAACAAGCAGCCAGAACTTTTTAGGAAAATCACACAGCTTTGCACTCAGCACTGGCATG GTCTCATCTCTGCTCCGGtcaatgtcaaagttcctttgTGGTCATCTGGATTTTCTGTGGCCTTGGAAGCTAGAGACCAGCTGAGGGAAATTATCAATGACAAACTGGTGAATGATGAAGAAGG TTTTGTGGGCTCCTTGAGGTCTCTTCCACTGCCTAGTTCCACATGTGCATCCCAGCATCTCTTGCTCTTCATTTCAGCCCTCATCCCCAAAGCTCTGGCATCACTACTCACGTCATTCACCGTGGCTCTAAGTGGGAAAGAACAG GAGGAAACTCGAAGACGAGCTATTATGGATGGTGATTATCTGGAAAGTGTCTTGCTGGAAGTTCAGAGACTCTGGCCACCTTTCATTGGTGGCCGCAGGATAGCAGAACAG gaCACTACCCTTGCAGGCTTTCATGTCCCAAAGGGTTATGGCACCATCTATATCAGTCACGCTGTCCATAGGGACCCGCAGGTGTTCGAGAAGCCTGACAACTTTTTGCCAGAGAGATGGAGCGGAAG gAATGCTGACCACAAGCACTTCCTTTGTTCCTTTGGCAGTGAATCTCGAAACTGCATCGGTATGAAACTTACAGACATCTTCCTTAAG GAAGCATGCATGTATCTTTTAAAACACTATGACTGGTGTCTGGACCCACCCTCACAAAACCTGGAATACAAATGGCTGCCCGTGTCAAGGCCAGCCAACCCCCTGACCGTCTCCTTCACCGAAAGGAATCCAGCCGAAAACGATGGGAGCAACACCAG
- the LOC144091129 gene encoding sorting nexin-18-like isoform X3 translates to MALKARVLYDFHSENPGEISISENELVSLFSEEELEGWLEGKNSRGDVGLIPASYVEIIRDHIPSNNNNGFSPSKVETTTQPTYVQRGPEAGSVGSGGSFHTSQGSDDDWDDDWDDGSPGSEVLRGPGTSPSSLYPMTTSLPARRGGSQQPQAKSSATVGRNLNRFSTFVKSGGEAFLLGEAAAFVKDGDRICVVMGKHGPEWQDDPYPFTCTIDDPTKQTKFKGMKSYMSYGLTPTHTNIQVNRRYKHFDWLYARLVERFPVISVPHLPEKQATGRFEEDFISKRRKGLIWWMNHMTTHPVLARCDVFQHFLTCGADEKAWKQGKRKAERDELVGANFFLTISTPSAPLDLQEVESKIEGFKTFTKKMDENIVVVNATINDFARKQMSGFKKEYHKVGQSFKLLSQAFELDQQSYSGGLNKAISYTGDAYEAIGDYFADQPRQDLDPISDLLDLYRGHLSNFPDIIHVQKAMQAASLYLKTNISLPCA, encoded by the exons ATGGCGCTGAAGGCAAGAGTGTTGTACGACTTCCACTCGGAGAACCCAGGGGAGATCTCCATTAGTGAGAATGAACTGGTGAGCTTGTTCAGCGAGGAAGAGCTGGAGGGCTGGTTGGAGGGGAAGAATAGCAGAGGGGACGTCGGCCTTATCCCGGCCTCCTACGTGGAGATCATCAGGGACCACATCCCctccaacaacaacaatggtTTCTCCCCTTCCAAAGTCGAGACCACAACCCAGCCCACCTACGTTCAGCGAGGACCCGAGGCGGGGAGTGTCGGCAGTGGCGGCAGCTTCCACACCAGCCAAGGCAGTGATGACGACTGGGACGATGACTGGGATGACGGTTCCCCGGGCAGCGAGGTCCTGCGGGGTCCGGGCACGTCGCCCTCCTCTTTGTACCCGATGACCACCTCCTTGCCTGCCAGACGCGGCGGTTCCCAACAACCTCAGGCCAAGAGCTCGGCGACGGTGGGGAGGAACCTGAACAGGTTCTCTACTTTTGTCAAGTCTGGAGGAGAGGCCTTCCTTCTTGGGGAGGCAGCTGCTTTTGTCAAAGACGGGGACCGGATCTGCGTGGTGATGGGCAAGCATGGACCTGAATGGCAGGATGACCCATACCCATTCACATGCACCATTGATGATCCAACTAAGCAGACTAAGTTCAAAGGCATGAAGAGCTACATGTCCTACGGCCTGACACCCACTCACACCAATATTCAAGTCAACCGCAG GTACAAACACTTCGATTGGCTGTACGCTCGTCTGGTGGAGCGTTTTCCAGTTATTTCGGTGCCGCATTTGCCAGAGAAGCAGGCCACTGGTCGCTTTGAGGAGGACTTCATCTCGAAGCGAAGGAAAGGACTTATTTGGTGGATGAACCACATGACCACCCACCCTGTACTGGCTCGCTGTGACGTTTTCCAGCATTTCCTCACATGCGGGGCAGATGAAAAAGCGTGGAAACAGGGGAAGAGGAAGGCAGAGAGGGATGAGCTTGTTGGAGCTAATTTCTTCCTCACAATCAG CACACCCTCTGCCCCGCTCGATCTTCAGGAAGTGGAGAGCAAAATCGAAGGCTTTAAGACCTTTACGAAAAAGATGGATGAGAACATCGTGGTGGTGAACGCCACTATCAATGATTTTGCACGCAAACAGATGTCGGGATTCAAGAAGGAGTATCACAAAGTGGGACAGTCCTTCAAACTTCTCTCACAGGCGTTCGAGCTTGATCAGCAGTCCTACTCAGGAGGTCTGAATAAAGCCATCTCTTATACTGGTGACGCCTATGAAGCCATAGGGGATTATTTTGCAGATCAGCCACGCCAAGACCTGGACCCAATTTCTGATCTGCTGGATCTTTACAGAGGACATCTGTCCAACTTTCCTGACATCATCCATGTGCAGAAAG CTATGCAGGCAGCTTCTCTCTACCTCAAGACAAACATTTCTCTCCCATGTGCCTAA